Proteins co-encoded in one Pseudarthrobacter chlorophenolicus A6 genomic window:
- the nrdF gene encoding class 1b ribonucleoside-diphosphate reductase subunit beta: MTEKVKLLSHVEAINWNRIQDDKDVDVWNRLVNNFWLPEKVPLSNDVQSWNTLTPVEQQLTMRVFTGLTLLDTIQGTVGAVSLIPDALTPHEEAVYTNIAFMESVHAKSYSSIFSTLASTKEIDEAFRWSTENENLQKKAQIVMDYYQGDDPLKRKVASTLLESFLFYSGFYLPMYWSSRAKLTNTADLIRLIIRDEAVHGYYIGYKFQRALETVSEERRQEIKDYTFELLFELYENEVQYTHDLYDGVGLAEDVKKFLHYNANKALMNLGYEAMFPASVTDVNPAILSALSPNADENHDFFSGSGSSYVIGKAVNTEDEDWDF, from the coding sequence ATGACCGAAAAGGTCAAGCTGCTTAGCCACGTCGAGGCCATCAACTGGAACCGCATCCAGGACGATAAGGACGTGGACGTCTGGAACCGCCTGGTGAACAACTTCTGGCTGCCGGAGAAGGTGCCGCTGTCCAACGACGTCCAGTCGTGGAACACGCTGACCCCCGTCGAGCAGCAGCTGACCATGCGCGTGTTCACCGGCCTGACCCTGCTGGACACCATCCAGGGCACCGTGGGCGCTGTCTCCCTGATCCCGGATGCGCTGACCCCGCACGAGGAAGCCGTCTACACGAACATCGCGTTCATGGAGTCCGTGCACGCCAAGAGCTATTCCTCGATCTTCTCCACGCTGGCCTCCACCAAGGAGATCGACGAGGCGTTCCGCTGGTCCACCGAGAACGAGAACCTTCAGAAGAAGGCCCAGATCGTCATGGACTACTACCAGGGTGACGACCCGCTGAAGCGCAAGGTGGCTTCCACTCTGCTGGAGAGCTTCCTGTTCTACTCGGGCTTCTACCTCCCCATGTACTGGTCCTCGCGGGCCAAGCTGACGAACACGGCTGACCTGATCCGCCTGATCATCCGCGACGAAGCCGTGCACGGATACTACATCGGCTACAAATTCCAGCGCGCGCTCGAAACTGTCTCCGAGGAACGCCGCCAGGAAATCAAGGACTACACGTTCGAGCTGCTCTTCGAGCTGTACGAGAACGAGGTCCAGTACACGCATGACCTGTACGACGGCGTCGGCCTGGCCGAGGACGTCAAGAAGTTCCTGCACTACAACGCCAACAAGGCGCTGATGAACCTGGGCTACGAGGCCATGTTCCCGGCATCCGTCACCGACGTGAACCCGGCCATCCTCTCGGCCCTGTCCCCGAACGCTGACGAGAACCACGACTTCTTCTCGGGGTCCGGTTCCTCTTACGTGATCGGCAAGGCCGTGAACACCGAGGACGAGGACTGGGACTTCTAG
- the nrdE gene encoding class 1b ribonucleoside-diphosphate reductase subunit alpha, translated as MPAAYKGLGYHELNAMLNLYGPNGEIQFGADREAAHQYFLQHVNNNTVFFHDLEEKLEYLVKNDYYERETLDQYTMNFIRDLFNRAYKKKFRFETFLGAFKFYTSYTLKTFDGKRFLERYEDRVCMVALHLARGNEQLALQMVDEIIDGRFQPATPTFLNAGKKQRGELVSCFLLRIEDNMESIGRSINSALQLSKRGGGVAFALTNIREVGAPIKQIENQSSGVIPVMKLLEDSFSYANQLGARQGAGAVYLHAHHPDIYRFLDTKRENADEKIRIKTLSLGVVIPDITFELAKKDDDMYLFSPYDVEKVYGMPFSDVSVTEKYYEMVDDSRIKKTKIKAREFFQTLAEIQFESGYPYIMFEDTVNRANPIDGKIIMSNLCSEILQVSQPTTYHDDLSYDDTGKDISCNLGSLNIAKTMDSPDFGLTIETAIRSLSAVSDMSNITSVPSIAKGNDQSHAIGLGQMNLHGYLARERVHYGSEEGLDFTNIYFYSVVFHAVRASNLLAIETGQTFGGFEKSKYASGEFFDKYTEQEWVPQTEKVRELFKDVHIPTQADWLALKASVMEHGIYNQNLQAVPPTGSISYINNSTSSIHPVASKIEIRKEGKLGRVYYPAPYLTNDNLEYYQDAYEIGYEKVIDTYAAATQHVDQGLSLTLFFKDTATTRDINKAQIYAWKKGIKTIYYIRLRQLALEGTEVEGCVSCML; from the coding sequence ATGCCTGCCGCCTACAAGGGTTTGGGCTATCACGAGCTGAACGCGATGCTGAACCTGTACGGCCCGAACGGAGAGATCCAGTTCGGCGCCGACCGTGAGGCTGCGCACCAGTACTTCCTGCAGCACGTTAACAACAACACCGTGTTCTTCCATGATCTGGAAGAGAAGCTCGAGTACCTGGTCAAGAACGACTACTACGAGCGCGAGACGCTCGACCAGTACACGATGAACTTCATCCGCGATCTCTTCAACCGCGCGTACAAAAAGAAGTTCCGCTTCGAGACCTTCCTGGGCGCGTTCAAGTTCTACACGTCCTACACGCTGAAGACGTTCGACGGCAAGCGCTTCCTGGAGCGCTACGAGGACCGTGTGTGCATGGTGGCGCTGCACCTGGCCCGCGGCAACGAGCAGCTTGCCCTCCAAATGGTGGACGAGATCATCGACGGCCGCTTCCAGCCGGCCACCCCCACGTTCCTGAACGCCGGCAAGAAGCAGCGCGGCGAGCTGGTCTCCTGCTTCCTGCTGCGCATCGAAGACAACATGGAGTCGATCGGCCGGTCCATCAACTCCGCACTGCAGCTGTCCAAGCGCGGCGGCGGCGTGGCGTTTGCCCTGACCAACATCCGCGAAGTTGGCGCGCCGATCAAGCAGATCGAGAACCAGTCCTCCGGCGTCATCCCCGTGATGAAGCTCCTCGAAGACAGCTTCTCCTACGCCAACCAGCTCGGTGCCCGCCAGGGTGCCGGTGCCGTGTACCTGCACGCGCACCACCCGGACATCTACCGGTTCCTGGACACCAAGCGCGAGAACGCGGACGAGAAGATCCGCATCAAAACCCTCTCGCTGGGCGTCGTCATCCCGGACATCACGTTCGAGCTGGCCAAGAAGGACGATGACATGTACCTGTTCTCGCCCTACGACGTCGAAAAGGTCTACGGCATGCCGTTCTCCGACGTCTCGGTCACCGAGAAGTACTACGAGATGGTGGACGACTCCCGGATCAAGAAGACCAAGATCAAGGCCCGCGAGTTCTTCCAGACCCTCGCCGAGATCCAGTTCGAGTCCGGCTACCCGTACATCATGTTCGAGGACACCGTGAACCGGGCCAACCCGATCGACGGCAAGATCATCATGTCCAACCTGTGCTCGGAGATCCTCCAGGTTTCCCAGCCCACCACGTACCATGATGACCTGTCCTACGATGACACCGGCAAGGACATCTCCTGCAACCTGGGCTCGCTGAACATCGCGAAGACCATGGATTCGCCGGACTTCGGCCTGACCATCGAGACGGCCATCCGTTCGCTGTCCGCAGTGTCCGACATGTCCAACATCACCTCGGTGCCGTCCATCGCCAAGGGCAACGACCAGAGCCACGCCATCGGCCTGGGCCAGATGAACCTGCACGGCTACTTGGCCCGCGAACGGGTCCACTACGGTTCGGAAGAGGGCCTGGACTTCACCAACATCTACTTCTACTCGGTGGTGTTCCACGCTGTCCGTGCCTCCAACCTGCTGGCCATCGAGACCGGCCAGACGTTCGGCGGCTTCGAGAAGTCCAAGTACGCCTCGGGTGAGTTCTTCGACAAGTACACGGAGCAGGAATGGGTGCCGCAGACCGAAAAGGTCCGCGAGCTCTTCAAGGACGTGCACATCCCCACGCAGGCTGACTGGCTGGCGCTGAAGGCCTCCGTCATGGAGCACGGCATCTACAACCAGAACCTGCAGGCTGTTCCGCCCACCGGCTCGATCTCCTACATCAACAACTCCACTTCCTCCATACACCCGGTGGCATCCAAGATCGAGATCCGCAAGGAAGGCAAGCTGGGCCGCGTGTACTACCCGGCGCCGTACCTCACCAACGACAACCTGGAGTACTACCAGGACGCGTACGAGATCGGCTACGAGAAGGTCATCGACACCTACGCGGCTGCCACCCAGCACGTGGACCAGGGCCTGTCGCTGACGCTGTTCTTCAAGGACACCGCCACCACCCGCGACATCAACAAGGCCCAGATTTACGCCTGGAAGAAGGGCATCAAGACCATTTACTACATCCGTCTCCGCCAGCTCGCGCTGGAAGGAACGGAAGTTGAGGGTTGCGTCAGCTGCATGCTGTAG
- the nrdI gene encoding class Ib ribonucleoside-diphosphate reductase assembly flavoprotein NrdI: MEVSPPVRASDETEAVRTGSQLIYFSSTSENTGRFVAKLGREVARIPLYAKDAPLLAARPFVLVVPTYGGTGGEGSVPKQVIRFLNNPQNRQLLRGVIGAGNTNFGDNYCLAADIIAAKCQVPHLYRFELMGTPEDVTRVNQGLDTFWTRLSQTQK; this comes from the coding sequence GTGGAGGTGTCCCCGCCCGTCCGGGCATCGGATGAAACCGAAGCAGTCCGGACCGGCAGCCAGCTCATCTACTTTTCCTCGACTTCCGAGAACACCGGCCGCTTCGTTGCGAAGCTCGGCCGGGAAGTGGCCCGGATCCCGCTTTATGCCAAAGACGCACCCCTCCTCGCCGCCCGGCCGTTCGTGCTGGTGGTGCCCACCTACGGCGGCACCGGGGGAGAGGGGTCCGTCCCCAAGCAGGTCATCCGGTTCCTGAACAACCCGCAGAACAGGCAGCTGCTCCGCGGGGTGATCGGCGCCGGAAACACAAACTTCGGGGACAACTACTGCCTGGCGGCGGACATCATCGCCGCCAAATGCCAGGTACCCCACCTTTATCGATTCGAACTTATGGGAACGCCGGAAGACGTCACCCGGGTCAACCAAGGATTGGACACGTTTTGGACACGACTGTCGCAGACACAGAAGTAA
- the nrdH gene encoding glutaredoxin-like protein NrdH → MTVTVYTKPACVQCNATYRALDKKGITYQSVDISQDAEALDRLKALGYMQAPVVVTDQDHWSGFRPDKIEELALSAVSSVA, encoded by the coding sequence ATGACCGTAACGGTTTACACGAAGCCTGCTTGTGTTCAGTGCAACGCCACCTACCGCGCTCTTGATAAGAAGGGCATCACCTACCAGAGCGTTGACATCTCCCAGGACGCCGAGGCGCTCGACCGCCTGAAGGCGCTGGGCTACATGCAGGCTCCCGTTGTGGTCACCGACCAGGACCACTGGTCCGGCTTCCGCCCGGACAAGATCGAGGAACTGGCGCTCTCCGCAGTTTCCTCCGTGGCCTAG
- a CDS encoding class I SAM-dependent methyltransferase, producing MTMTDDNGTAAAHPKAGTPAGGNGPAAWTPTGVPASPATIDPEIWPGVAQPPSGAKAAVAGKAAGLLFRGAAKRLPLRVAYPDGTVLGTGGPDAPVMTMVRPEAFEVRIGDNGLIGLGESFMAGDWEASDLAAVLEVFAASVDSLIPMPLQKLRSLYLPRTPRQERNAEQNTRSNISRHYDLSNELFANFLDTTMSYSSALFPSAAGSLDSVDFGVLAEAQQAKIDRLLDKAGVGEGTRLLEIGTGWGELALRAAARGANVYSVTLSSEQQALAQARIAEAGFADKVTVALQDYRAVEGEYDAVVSVEMIEAVGYEYWPIYFQTIDRVLAPGGKVAIQAITMPHGRMLATRNAYTWVHKYIFPGGFLPSVRAIEGVTQQHTTLRVRERMGMGDHYAATLRLWEERFLARSAEVGGLGFDAVFQRMWLFYLCYSRAGFQSGYLDVQQIVLDRREAQL from the coding sequence ATGACAATGACGGACGACAACGGCACCGCCGCCGCCCACCCCAAGGCAGGAACCCCGGCCGGGGGCAACGGCCCCGCGGCCTGGACGCCCACCGGAGTGCCGGCATCGCCCGCCACCATCGATCCGGAGATCTGGCCGGGAGTTGCCCAGCCGCCGTCGGGCGCCAAAGCAGCCGTGGCAGGCAAAGCGGCAGGCCTGCTCTTCAGAGGGGCCGCCAAACGGCTGCCCCTGCGAGTGGCATACCCGGACGGAACTGTCCTGGGCACGGGCGGCCCGGACGCACCGGTGATGACGATGGTCCGGCCGGAGGCCTTCGAGGTCCGGATCGGTGACAACGGCCTGATCGGGCTCGGCGAATCCTTCATGGCCGGCGACTGGGAAGCCAGCGACCTCGCCGCCGTCCTGGAGGTCTTCGCGGCGTCTGTGGACAGCCTGATCCCCATGCCGCTGCAGAAGCTCCGCAGCCTGTACCTGCCGCGCACGCCCAGGCAGGAACGGAATGCCGAGCAGAACACGCGAAGCAACATCTCACGGCACTATGACCTGTCCAACGAGCTGTTCGCCAACTTCCTTGACACCACCATGAGCTACTCGTCGGCGCTGTTCCCTTCGGCTGCGGGGTCGCTGGATTCGGTGGACTTCGGGGTCCTGGCGGAAGCGCAGCAGGCGAAGATCGACAGGCTGCTGGACAAGGCCGGCGTGGGCGAAGGAACCAGGCTCCTGGAAATCGGCACCGGGTGGGGCGAACTTGCCCTGCGGGCCGCGGCCCGCGGCGCCAACGTTTACAGCGTGACGCTCTCCAGCGAGCAGCAGGCTCTGGCCCAGGCGCGCATCGCCGAGGCCGGCTTCGCGGACAAGGTGACAGTGGCACTGCAGGACTACCGCGCCGTGGAAGGCGAGTACGACGCCGTGGTGTCCGTGGAGATGATCGAGGCGGTGGGCTACGAGTACTGGCCCATCTACTTCCAGACGATCGACCGCGTCCTGGCCCCGGGCGGCAAGGTGGCCATCCAGGCGATCACCATGCCCCACGGCCGGATGCTGGCAACCCGCAACGCCTACACCTGGGTTCACAAGTACATCTTCCCGGGCGGGTTCCTGCCGTCCGTGCGGGCCATCGAAGGGGTCACGCAGCAGCACACCACCCTCCGCGTGCGGGAGCGCATGGGGATGGGTGACCACTACGCCGCCACCCTCCGGCTGTGGGAGGAACGCTTCCTGGCCAGGTCCGCCGAGGTGGGCGGGCTTGGTTTCGATGCGGTGTTCCAGCGGATGTGGTTGTTCTACCTCTGCTACTCGCGTGCCGGGTTCCAGTCCGGCTACCTGGATGTCCAGCAGATCGTGCTGGACCGGCGGGAGGCGCAGCTCTAG
- a CDS encoding DUF1365 domain-containing protein: MNAAPATSHGAAAPAPAIYRTSISHVRQSPLKNAFTYRSYSWFVDVDRLPRVPAWLRPLAGFHAGDHLGSPEDSIRTNVERYLRTQGVEPDGGPIHMLTSARVFGYVFNPLSLFWCYRSDGDLQCVVAEVHNTYGERHCYLLRTDAAGRASVPKAFYVSPFNDVDGQYRMKLPAPGERLGVSIVLEREGQRPFVATMDGRRRPATPRNIIAAAIQVPAAPLLVSALIRVQGIKLWARRLPVVTKPHHTSQEAVQ, translated from the coding sequence ATGAACGCCGCCCCAGCCACCAGCCATGGTGCCGCGGCCCCTGCGCCGGCCATCTACCGGACCTCGATTTCACACGTTCGGCAAAGCCCGCTGAAAAACGCGTTCACCTACCGGAGCTACAGCTGGTTCGTGGACGTCGACCGGCTGCCCCGCGTGCCGGCGTGGCTGCGGCCGCTGGCCGGATTCCACGCCGGCGACCACCTGGGCAGCCCGGAGGACAGCATCCGGACCAACGTGGAACGCTACCTGCGGACCCAGGGCGTCGAGCCCGACGGCGGTCCCATCCACATGCTCACCAGCGCCCGGGTATTCGGCTACGTCTTCAACCCGCTGTCGCTGTTCTGGTGCTACCGGAGCGATGGCGACCTCCAGTGCGTCGTTGCCGAAGTGCACAACACGTACGGTGAGCGGCACTGCTACCTGCTCCGGACGGATGCGGCAGGCCGGGCTTCGGTGCCGAAAGCCTTCTACGTTTCGCCCTTCAACGACGTTGACGGGCAGTACCGGATGAAGCTGCCGGCGCCGGGGGAGCGGCTGGGCGTTTCGATCGTGCTGGAGCGCGAAGGCCAGCGGCCCTTCGTGGCCACCATGGACGGGCGGCGGCGTCCCGCCACCCCACGGAACATCATCGCCGCCGCCATCCAGGTACCGGCCGCGCCGCTGCTGGTATCCGCCCTGATCAGGGTGCAGGGCATTAAACTCTGGGCAAGACGCCTGCCCGTCGTCACCAAGCCACACCACACCTCACAGGAGGCAGTTCAATGA
- a CDS encoding NAD(P)/FAD-dependent oxidoreductase produces MSPNPAASGGERRRVAVIGSGVAGLTAAYVLNRQDDVTLFEADSRLGGHAHTHDMPQPDGSLMGVDTGFIVHNERTYPTLLRLFAELGVETQDSEMSMSIRCDGCGLEYAGARDGARGIIAKPSSLLRGRYLLMLLEVTRFYRRARALLKTAPASAVSGDPKTPEPTLGDFLARENFSQYFISHFMTPVVSAVWSCDPTTALNYPARYLFTFLGHHGLLGLKGSPQWRTVTGGSARYVEKLAATLPDIRLNTPVTAIRRHDSGVELAAGDALEDFDAVVIATHPAQALGFLADATPEEKEALGGMPYSVNHTVFHRDPAVLPSADNARASWNYRLPSCDARPDRVLVSYDLTRLQRLEPQDGRPYLVSLGESDLIDDGTVLERMVYEHPQYTPESLKAQEAISALSNGKVAFAGAYLGWGFHEDGALAGVRAAEKLGRSWAPLQADPTDAADEGEREFVQAAEPS; encoded by the coding sequence TTGTCACCTAACCCAGCAGCGAGTGGGGGCGAGAGGCGGCGCGTTGCCGTCATCGGCAGCGGAGTGGCAGGCCTGACCGCCGCCTACGTCCTCAACCGGCAGGACGACGTCACCCTGTTCGAGGCCGATTCCCGCCTGGGCGGGCATGCCCACACCCACGACATGCCCCAGCCGGACGGTTCCCTGATGGGTGTGGACACGGGGTTCATCGTCCACAACGAACGCACCTACCCCACCCTCCTGCGGCTGTTTGCCGAGCTCGGTGTCGAAACCCAGGATTCCGAGATGAGCATGTCCATCCGCTGCGACGGCTGCGGCCTGGAGTACGCGGGTGCACGTGATGGAGCCCGCGGCATCATTGCCAAACCCTCCAGCCTGCTGCGGGGACGCTACCTGCTGATGCTGCTGGAAGTGACCCGGTTCTACCGCAGGGCACGCGCACTGCTGAAGACTGCCCCGGCTTCGGCAGTCAGCGGCGACCCGAAAACCCCGGAACCCACGCTCGGCGACTTCCTGGCCCGCGAAAACTTCAGCCAGTACTTCATCTCCCACTTCATGACGCCTGTTGTCAGCGCTGTGTGGTCGTGTGATCCGACCACCGCGCTGAACTACCCTGCCCGCTACCTGTTCACCTTCCTGGGCCACCACGGCCTGCTTGGCCTCAAGGGCTCGCCGCAGTGGCGGACGGTCACAGGCGGATCGGCGCGGTACGTGGAGAAGCTCGCGGCGACGCTGCCGGATATCCGGCTCAACACCCCTGTGACCGCCATCCGGCGCCACGACTCAGGCGTGGAGCTCGCAGCTGGAGACGCGCTGGAAGACTTTGACGCCGTCGTGATTGCCACCCACCCTGCGCAGGCCCTCGGGTTCCTCGCCGACGCAACCCCGGAGGAGAAGGAAGCGCTGGGCGGCATGCCCTACTCCGTGAACCACACGGTCTTCCACCGAGACCCGGCCGTACTGCCGTCCGCGGACAATGCCAGGGCTTCGTGGAACTACCGTCTGCCGTCCTGTGATGCCCGGCCGGACAGGGTCCTGGTCAGCTATGACCTCACCCGCCTGCAGCGGCTCGAACCGCAGGATGGCCGCCCCTACCTTGTGAGCCTCGGCGAGTCCGATCTCATCGACGACGGCACCGTGCTGGAGCGGATGGTGTACGAGCACCCCCAGTACACGCCCGAATCGCTGAAGGCGCAGGAGGCGATTTCAGCCCTAAGCAACGGCAAAGTTGCCTTTGCCGGCGCGTACCTGGGGTGGGGATTCCACGAAGACGGAGCCCTTGCCGGGGTCCGCGCCGCGGAAAAGCTTGGCCGCAGTTGGGCTCCGCTCCAGGCTGACCCCACGGATGCTGCCGATGAGGGGGAGCGCGAGTTCGTCCAGGCGGCGGAACCCTCGTGA